The window aaataacACTATAATTCTCTTTTGGCTTTTCTTTAGTTTTGAAACAATGCTTTTTTCTGGACTTTTAGATGattaatatattcaaatgtacTTTATATTTTGCAAAATGTTATCTTGGAAATACACTTTCCTTTCCCTTTCAAAGTTGAATTCAGTTCAACTTTGAATAGTATGCATGAAAGTTTTGATCCAGTTTAAGGAATTTTGATTTTACCTTGCAAGCTTAAATTTCTGTATGATTCAAATGATTATAATTAGGCATAAGATTAGTTATTCAATGTACTAGGCATAGAAAGTATTGTATGACTTAGAAAGGTTTTAACATTTTCTTCTCGAATTTTTAAGCTAGCATGACACGTATTTTTGTCAAAGAGATTTAGTACAAAATGCATTTTGATAAACAACTTGATACATAGATATCAAATTCATTCAAGAGTTCAAAGCCAATTGTAATGCTATAAGATCTAAAAAAAGTTGAGAAATGAATGAAAAATCAATGTAGTAAGAATATCTAATAAAAAATTTGGGCAAACTTTaggaagaaaagaataaaaactaCACGACTATCTGCTCCCACTCAAGAAATGGTTGAAGTTGTCTGTGTTACAATAATTCAATAatatttttgaagaaaaatattagTTCCACAAAGTTTTTAAAATTGCATCGATTTGCGTGTTGCACCAATGATCGTATCAAATTTAGTATCTCTTAACATCCTTTTTCAGATTTGGAAAGTTATAATGCAATGTAAACAGTTGTTTCAATgaaatttctaaattgttataaataaaAGAACTTAGGCTCTGTATCAAGATTACGTTTGAAAATTGTCCAGAATTTAACTCTCACTTGTTTGCAATCTTCAAATGTCAAATTAAGAGAATGAGCATTTAGGACAGGAACATCTTAACTGCAAGTCTAAAATGATTTACTTTGAAAGTTTAGAAGTTTACTTTAAACATAACATATCAAATTATGTTTAGCTAAACAAAATGTGATGAACTTACCAAAGTTGTGTTTAAATTCATATACTTACCGAAGTTTAGGTTTCGAGTTCATGCAATCCCGAAGTTTGAGAGTTTCGATGGATATAATTTTATAATGATATGTAAATAATCAATTCATTTtatagttttcttttctttctttctttctttatcatttttgtaatttctttttctttttccaaatttgTCTAAGAGCTTCAGTCAAAGAATCAATAATCATGGAGCAACgaagaagaaactctcaaaatTCACCAGTGATGTATTACATTTTTATCCTTGATTCACCCAAAGAAACTGTACCAATTTGTAGGCTACTGTTATTTAACAACTGTTGCCTTCTGCCATAGACAGTTTAAAGGATACAAGTTCCAGACCCAACGCCCCCAATGTATTCGACGTTTGTGATTCGGATGAGTTCTAGCTCGCTTTCTCTGACAGAATCCGGGTGAGCTCTGATCGAGCATTTTCAAGTGCATCCAACAAGTTCTCAGGTTTTCTTCCGCCTGCCTGAGCAAAATTGGGCCTACCGCCCCCTCCCCCCCCCACATAACATAGCTATGGATCCAATGAACTTTCCTGCCTGTACTCCCAGATCGACAACACTTGGTGTAAATGCTGCAACTAAACTCACTTTTCCTTCCCCAGGACAGGAACCTAGTACTATAGCTGCTGGATCTTGAAGATTGTCTATCAAGAACTCAGCTGCACTTTTCAATGAATCTGCGTCCGTATCATCCATGTATTCAACTAGTACCCTGTGAAAGAGATTTTATGTGCTTAGTTTAGATGGATTGTTCTCTTTTGTTGAGTTCATTGGAAGAATGTTGTTTTGAAAACGTCTAGAACTTTATGAAAAAGTAAGGAAATACGAAGTTGGATGTTTAACTAAACAATGTGGCGATCTCCAGGGAATGGATGTTTAGTGAAGTTTATGTTCATTTCATCACCTGATCTCTTTTGATGTTCCAACCAGAAATGCCTTATTAGCAATGCTTGATGCTTTAAAGACTGCAGTTTTTTCACGCAAATTAGATATTTCATTTCTTGCCATCCGCAATTCCTCAAGAAGATTATCTACCCGGGTCGTAACATCCTCGGCTTTTACCTGCACCAGGAAAAAGTGAAGTTATCTTTCCAAAAGAATACAATCTATGCACCATTGCTCACCGATCAAGTAAAGGCTTGGTTATACTGTAATGATACTTAATTCAAGAAGTTTTTTGAGTGGCACATAACCATGTAAGTGAGTAGATACCTTGAGCATGGTGCACAGCCGCTTCATATGGGAGTCTCTGGTATTAACGTACTCGATGAAAGCATCACCAGCCACAGCCTCTATTCGCCTAACTCCAGATGCAATGCCTTGCTCTGAGATTATTTTAAAACCGCGTATTTCTGAAGTGTTGAATACATGAGTCCCACCACAAAGTTCCATTGATACACCAGGAACCTCAACAACACGTACCTAGAAAAGCTTAAAACGTATCAATACAAATATAGGGGTGTCCTTCACAGTAAATTATGCATAGTTAAAAGTCTATATTTGATGTATGTACGAAAATCTAAATCTTGCTTAGAACATAACAGAGATCAATGTTACGGAACACACTCCATGCAGTTCATCCAGATAAACATATACATATCGAACTCAGAAGACGTTGGTTTCTGGCTAACCATCATAAGATTCTGTGTTGTTTGAGGGAAGAATGAATACTTCCTTTCAGCAGAGAGTTATACTTTTTTCTTAAAGCTTTAGCTCCTTTCTCCTAGAGATGAACCAAACTTAGATTAAAGTATATTATGGTCAAGCTAACTGTCTTCTGGTTAATGATGATGTTAACTAAATAGAAATGATCCAAACTAACCCTTGACGGAAATGGTATGAAACTAACCTCTTCTCCATACTTCTCTCCGAACATAGCAATAGCCCCAGCTTTTTTGGCTTCAGTAAGAGGCATAACTTTAGTTTGGAGAAGCACTGCATCTCCAATCCAACCGTTGATTAGTTCCTCAATTTTCACGATCTCAGCGTCAACAAGAGGTCGGTGGTAGTTGAAATCAAATCTAAGCCGGTCAAAAGCAACCAAGGAACCAGCTTGAGATGTTTCTTGGCCTATGGTCCTCTTAAGTGCAGACTGTAGCAGATGCGTAGCAGTATGATGAACCTAGAAAAAGTACAAATCAAGTCAGGTGGGTTTCTCATAAAAGCTTGTTCCATGAAATTAACATTTCTAAATGATGATACAATGACCAGGTGTACTCTCTTTGGAAGCAAGCATATGAATTAAATGATTATTGATTTAGCAAAATAGAGTAAACTACTCGTCTACAAAAACCTTCCATAAAATTACCTTGGCTCCCTGCCTCAATTCTGCATCTACTGCTGCTTCCACTTCTCTCCCAACCTCTAGAATTCCCTGTTTGATGATACCCTTGTGAACAAATATGCTGCCCGCAGATTTTTGGACATCTTTTACCTCCACTACTACGTTCTGACTGTTTTCACCTTCTGAAATATAGATGAAACCATGGTCTCCTATCTGACCACCAGATTCTGCGTAAAAAGGTGTCCTATTCAACAGAACTTCTACATCATTTCCTTCTGATACCTGTAAGACAGGATTACCATTCACAATAAGACTCTCCACAATTGCTTTAGCAGAGAGCGTATCATATCCAAGAAATTCTGTGTCAGAGATAGTTTCCATTATATCTGCACCTTCACCAACTTCAAGCTTAACAACATTATGTGCAGCCTGAGATTGCCGCCTCTGATTATCCATCTCAATATCAAAACCCTCCATATCAACCACTACACCACGCTCTTGAGCAACTTCTGTGGTAATCTCCACTGGGAAGCCATATGTATCATACAACAGAAATGCATCCTTGCCAGCCAAACAAGGAATCCTTCCACCCTCTTTAGCACTAGCCAATGCATCAGCTAACATTTCTTCCAGCAGCTTTTCTCCTCGTTCTAGTGTCTGTACAAACCTAAGTTCTTCCCTTTTCAGCTCCTCGAGAATGCGTCCTGCTCTACCTTTTACATCCTCGTCAATGTGGTTGCTTAATGCAATGACCTTTTCTGCAATAAGTGGTGTAAATGCCCGATCAATATTGCCTATTCCATCCCCCTTTATTCCAAGCAGCCTACCAGTACGAACAACTCTTCGGATCAGCCTGCGGACAACATATCCTCTGCCAATGTTGGATGGGACAACTCCATCGGATATCAGGTACACAACTGCACGCATATGGTCTCCAATGATCTAGAAGCAAAAAACAAAGCACTGAAGTAAAGATATAATTGGAAAAGGAGTGGAACGACAGCCTAAATGTCAGTTTCTTTTAGGATACACATGCCTTAAGGTTTGTTTTTGATTGATTATCAGCAGTGTCATATGTCACATTTGCTAGTTCTGAGGCCTTCTGTATAATGGGGTAGATCAAGTCTGTCTCATAATTGTTCGGAACCTGCACATAAATGGACAGCAGAAAACATTGAGAAAAGCATTTTTAGCGTAAAATAATAGAGTTACTTGATATATAAGATCAAGATCAGCGAGTTTTAATACTATTCTTTTACAacaaaaatgagaaaaaaatagaaacttcAAGTTGAACTTTATAAGTTACTTTCCAATGAGTAGCTACAGTACTTTTTGGAGTATACGAGCCATGCGCTCTAAACCAAGCCCTGTATCTATATTCTTCTGTTTCAAAGGTTCAAGGGAACCATCATCCCTTTTGTTGTATTGCATGAAAACTAAATTGTAGAACTCCATAAACCTTGTATCATCCCCCAAATCCTGTAAAAGATATCAACTCTTCAACACTTAAGGAAACATGAAGAGCTACTATGAAGTAGACATCGTGTTCACAACCTTCCACATAATcgataaaggaaaagaaaaaactacatACAACATCAGAATACCCCTTTTCAGGTTGGAAATCATAATAAATCTCAGAACATGGGCCACATGGGCCCGTGATGCCACTAGTCCAAAAGTTGTCATCCTCACCCATCCTCTTTATACGATCAACAGGAACACCTACCTGGAAGAAAATTAGTCTAGTATATTTAAGGTTTGTAGATTTCATAATCTATAATTCTCTaaattcatatttaaataatttagaaaaagaataatCAGATAATAATAAAGAATAATTGAATATTTTGAATACATTTACAATAATTGTGTCATCAAGGAACTCCAAGTAATAAGAAAATATGCAAAGCATTGTCTACGTGAAAAGAAGTTAAGTAGGTCACGTATGCTTTTGACATCACAAAGaacacaaaagaaagaaataataacTAGTTGTATAGTACATTGCAAAAGTAATAACTTTAGACTGCAAGTGTATTCCGTTGTTTTGGAGAACATAACGATATTATTTAATCAGGCTGaagatacatatatataaatctatatAGGCAACTAAGAAACCCTAATCTAGGGAATGTAAAATTACAATAAAGGACGACTATacataattataatataaacaCATATCATAACACACCTCCTCAAGCTGGAGCAAATGTGTCAGAGCAAATGTGTCAATCATGCTGAGATTGTTGCACAAATAACTTATTCTTGCTCTATTTACTGCTTTCGTAAGGATATCTCCCAACTATTCTCCAGTCTTCACGTATCTCGTAGATATCAACCTTTCTTGTTTCTTGCGAATAAAATGACAATCCACCTCAATATGTTTAGTTCATTCATGAAATAATAGGTTGGATGCAATATGAAGAGCAACTTGATTATCACACCATAGTTTAGCTGGCACAGTAACACTAAAACCAATTTCAGATTAGTTGGTTTATCCACACTATTTCGCACACAGATCGTTCCATAGCTCTATACTCTAACTTAGCACTCGAACATGAAACTACATTCTGTCTCTTACTTTTCACGACACCAAGTTTCCTCCAACGAAAACACAATAGCCAGAGGTCGATCTTTTATCTTCTCGAGATCCAACCCAATCAACATCTAAAAAACATTCAACCTTTGTATGATCATGATCTTTATATAAGATCTCACGTCCAAATGCAACTTCTAGATAACATAGGATTTGTTCCACCGCAAATTCACAGTCAAGGAAGACAAACTGACTCACTTTACACACAGAATAGGCAATGTCAGGACATTTCACCTATTATCTCTCAGGATCTTTAAACAATTCTCCTTAATAGGTTGTAAATTTAGTATCATTGGTGCTACATGGTTTGACTCCTTGTTTACCGTCTTAGATAACTAATCAAGCTCATATTTTCGTTAGGACAGGTAAAtacctttctttcttcttattaCTTCAATACCCAAGAA is drawn from Cucumis melo cultivar AY chromosome 11, USDA_Cmelo_AY_1.0, whole genome shotgun sequence and contains these coding sequences:
- the LOC103490555 gene encoding LOW QUALITY PROTEIN: alanine--tRNA ligase, chloroplastic/mitochondrial (The sequence of the model RefSeq protein was modified relative to this genomic sequence to represent the inferred CDS: deleted 1 base in 1 codon); this translates as MEFSLKLPNHLPPTFPHNSLTSLQPSTLYGHKHASIAPPRRKLMFSSGYNTRNSASFPSTRHCRRYFLLKEARGTQLKTQTSVKPVNEELVEDKSKDLPVSGDSIRRRFLQFYASRGHKVLPSASLVPEDPTVLLTIAGMLQFKPVFLGKVPRLVPCAVTSQRCIRTNDVENVGRTARHHTFFEMLGNFSFGDYFKKEAIKWAWELTTIEFGLPANRLWISIYEEDDEAFAIWHDEVGVPVDRIKRMGEDDNFWTSGITGPCGPCSEIYYDFQPEKGYSDVDLGDDTRFMEFYNLVFMQYNKRDDGSLEPLKQKNIDTGLGLERMARILQKVPNNYETDLIYPIIQKASELANVTYDTADNQSKTNLKIIGDHMRAVVYLISDGVVPSNIGRGYVVRRLIRRVVRTGRLLGIKGDGIGNIDRAFTPLIAEKVIALSNHIDEDVKGRAGRILEELKREELRFVQTLERGEKLLEEMLADALASAKEGGRIPCLAGKDAFLLYDTYGFPVEITTEVAQERGVVVDMEGFDIEMDNQRRQSQAAHNVVKLEVGEGADIMETISDTEFLGYDTLSAKAIVESLIVNGNPVLQVSEGNDVEVLLNRTPFYAESGGQIGDHGFIYISEGENSQNVVVEVKDVQKSAGSIFVHKGIIKQGILEVGREVEAAVDAELRQGAKVHHTATHLLQSALKRTIGQETSQAGSLVAFDRLRFDFNYHRPLVDAEIVKIEELINGWIGDAVLLQTKVMPLTEAKKAGAIAMFGEKYGEEVRVVEVPGVSMELCGGTHVFNTSEIRGFKIISEQGIASGVRRIEAVAGDAFIEYVNTRDSHMKRLCTMLKVKAEDVTTRVDNLLEELRMARNEISNLREKTAVFKASSIANKAFLVGTSKEIRVLVEYMDDTDADSLKSAAEFLIDNLQDPAAIVLGSCPGEGKVSLVAAFTPSVVDLGVQAGKFIGSIAMLCGGGGGGRPNFAQAGGRKPENLLDALENARSELTRILSEKAS